In Amycolatopsis endophytica, the following are encoded in one genomic region:
- a CDS encoding ParB/RepB/Spo0J family partition protein, with product MTERRGGLGRGLAALIPTGPPAGETPSAPARAETPARNGEKDWFAANSEVVPSGEVAGAVYREIPTSAVKPNPKQPRSVFDEDALAELEHSIREFGLMQPIVVRELGDGEYELVMGERRLRATQRAELENIPAIVRQTADEAMLRDALLENIHRVQLNPLEEAAAYQQLLDEFEVTHEELASRIGRSRPVITNTIRLLKLPLPVQRRVAAGVLSAGHARALLSLEDPEAQEELATRIVAEGLSVRATEEAVTLKKSEAPAKPKAAPRKAMQAPGLQDLANRLSDTFDTRVKVDLGRRKGRIVVEFGSVDDLERIVAIMDPNRANQAVKTDEE from the coding sequence ATGACCGAACGCAGGGGTGGTCTGGGGCGCGGCCTGGCCGCGCTGATCCCGACCGGGCCGCCCGCAGGCGAGACCCCCAGCGCCCCGGCGCGCGCGGAGACACCAGCGCGCAACGGTGAGAAGGACTGGTTCGCGGCCAACAGTGAGGTCGTCCCCAGCGGCGAGGTGGCCGGTGCCGTCTACCGCGAGATCCCGACCAGTGCCGTCAAGCCGAACCCGAAGCAGCCGCGTTCGGTCTTCGACGAGGACGCGCTCGCCGAGCTGGAGCACTCGATCCGCGAGTTCGGCCTCATGCAGCCGATCGTGGTCCGGGAGCTCGGCGACGGCGAGTACGAGCTCGTCATGGGCGAGCGCCGGCTCCGCGCGACCCAGCGCGCCGAGCTGGAGAACATTCCGGCCATCGTCCGGCAGACCGCCGATGAGGCGATGCTGCGCGACGCCCTGCTGGAGAACATCCACCGGGTCCAGCTGAACCCGCTCGAAGAGGCGGCCGCCTACCAGCAGCTGCTCGACGAGTTCGAGGTGACCCACGAGGAGCTGGCCTCCCGCATCGGCCGCAGCCGTCCCGTCATCACCAACACGATCCGTCTGCTGAAGCTGCCCCTCCCCGTCCAGCGGCGCGTCGCGGCCGGGGTCCTCTCGGCCGGGCACGCCCGCGCGCTGCTCTCGCTTGAGGACCCGGAGGCGCAGGAGGAGCTGGCGACGCGGATCGTGGCGGAGGGGCTGTCGGTCCGCGCGACCGAGGAGGCGGTGACGCTCAAGAAGAGCGAGGCGCCCGCCAAGCCGAAGGCCGCTCCCCGGAAGGCGATGCAGGCGCCGGGTCTCCAGGATCTGGCGAACCGGCTGTCGGACACCTTCGACACCCGGGTCAAGGTCGACCTCGGCCGCCGCAAGGGACGCATTGTCGTCGAGTTCGGCTCGGTCGACGATCTGGAGCGAATCGTCGCCATCATGGACCCGAATCGGGCAAATCAGGCGGTCAAAACCGATGAGGAATGA
- a CDS encoding D-alanine--D-alanine ligase family protein: protein MVEPTVAVLAGGLSHERDVSLRSGRRLSAALREQGLTVEEWDTDSGLLDRLRSERPDAAVVALHGGQGENGSVQAVLEMLRVPYVGTSSHSCRRAWDKPTAKALLSAAGYATPEWVVLPHSTFRELGAQGVLDAIVDHLGLPLILKPDQGGSALGAQVVRDASELPAAMVGCFAYGDTVLAERLVEGVEVAVAVVERDGEPEALPAVEIVPESGVYDYTSRYTAGLTDFFAPARLPEESAKAVGELAVAAHRLLGLRDISRTDAIVAADGTVYFLEVNSSPGLTETSTVPMAIETSGASLGAVFADLVSRAIRRSG, encoded by the coding sequence GTGGTTGAGCCGACCGTCGCCGTTCTCGCCGGCGGGCTTTCGCATGAGCGCGATGTCTCGCTGCGGTCCGGCCGCAGGCTGTCCGCCGCGCTGCGGGAGCAGGGCCTGACCGTCGAGGAGTGGGACACCGACTCCGGCCTGCTCGACCGGTTGCGGTCCGAGCGCCCCGACGCGGCCGTCGTGGCCCTGCACGGGGGCCAGGGGGAGAACGGGTCGGTTCAGGCCGTCCTGGAGATGCTGCGGGTGCCCTACGTCGGCACCAGCTCGCACAGCTGCCGCCGGGCCTGGGACAAGCCGACCGCGAAGGCGCTGCTGTCCGCCGCCGGGTACGCGACGCCGGAATGGGTCGTGCTCCCGCACAGCACGTTCCGCGAGCTGGGCGCGCAGGGTGTGCTCGACGCGATCGTGGACCACCTCGGGTTGCCCCTGATCCTCAAGCCCGACCAGGGTGGCTCGGCCCTCGGCGCCCAAGTGGTGCGGGACGCGTCCGAACTGCCCGCGGCGATGGTCGGCTGTTTCGCCTACGGCGACACCGTCCTGGCCGAGCGGCTGGTCGAAGGTGTCGAGGTCGCGGTGGCGGTCGTGGAGCGGGACGGTGAGCCGGAGGCGCTGCCCGCCGTGGAGATCGTGCCGGAGAGCGGCGTGTACGACTACACCTCGCGCTACACCGCCGGGCTGACCGACTTCTTCGCGCCTGCACGGCTGCCGGAGGAGTCCGCGAAGGCGGTCGGTGAGCTGGCCGTCGCCGCGCACCGGCTGCTCGGTCTGCGGGACATCTCGCGCACGGACGCGATCGTCGCCGCCGATGGGACGGTCTACTTCCTCGAAGTGAATTCGTCGCCCGGACTCACCGAGACCTCGACGGTACCGATGGCGATCGAGACCTCCGGGGCGTCGCTGGGCGCGGTGTTCGCCGATCTGGTCAGCCGGGCGATCCGCCGGTCCGGCTGA
- a CDS encoding aminotransferase-like domain-containing protein, translated as MTANPPEHTGRRDLDPHLARYAARTAGMTASEIRALFAVASRPEVVSLAGGMPNLAALPLDSLSSQIGEIIAEDGLVALQYGSAQGVPVLREQICEVMAMEGIAAHSDDVVVTVGSQMGLDMVTRLFCDPGDIVLAEGPSYVGALGSFAAYQAKVVHVVMDDQGLVPEALREALAAAERAGQRVKFLYTIPNFHNPAGVTLAVERRAEILAICRAHGVLVVEDNPYGLLGFDGQTYPALRSLDPDNVVYLGSFSKTFASGLRVGWVLAPHAVREKLVLAAESATLCPPTFNQMIVSRYLATHDWKGQIKTFRENYRERRDAMISALEQHLPAGCSWTHPDGGFYVWVTVPEGVDTKAMLPRAVTARVAYASGTGFYADGFGSRQMRLSYCYPTPERIKEGVRRLAAVLESEMDLVRTFGNVNMRAIPGPETPSPDTA; from the coding sequence ATGACTGCGAACCCACCCGAGCACACCGGCCGCCGCGACCTCGATCCCCACCTCGCCCGTTACGCCGCCCGCACGGCAGGCATGACGGCCTCGGAGATCCGAGCGCTCTTCGCGGTGGCGAGCCGGCCCGAGGTGGTCTCGCTCGCGGGTGGCATGCCGAACCTCGCCGCCCTCCCGCTGGACAGTCTCTCCTCGCAGATCGGGGAGATCATCGCCGAGGACGGCCTGGTCGCCCTCCAGTACGGCTCCGCGCAGGGCGTGCCCGTGCTGCGGGAGCAGATCTGCGAGGTCATGGCGATGGAGGGCATCGCCGCGCACTCCGACGACGTCGTGGTGACCGTGGGCTCCCAGATGGGCCTGGACATGGTCACCCGGCTGTTCTGCGACCCCGGCGACATCGTGCTGGCCGAGGGCCCCTCCTACGTGGGCGCGCTCGGCTCCTTCGCCGCGTACCAGGCCAAGGTCGTGCACGTCGTGATGGATGACCAGGGCCTGGTCCCGGAGGCGCTGCGGGAGGCGCTCGCGGCCGCCGAGCGGGCCGGTCAGCGCGTCAAGTTCCTGTACACGATCCCGAACTTCCACAACCCCGCCGGCGTGACACTGGCGGTCGAGCGGCGCGCCGAGATCCTGGCCATCTGCCGGGCGCACGGTGTGCTGGTCGTCGAGGACAACCCGTACGGGCTGCTCGGCTTCGACGGCCAGACCTACCCCGCGCTGCGCTCGCTCGACCCCGACAACGTCGTGTACCTGGGCTCGTTCTCCAAGACGTTCGCCTCGGGCCTGCGGGTCGGCTGGGTGCTCGCGCCGCACGCGGTGCGGGAGAAGCTGGTGCTGGCCGCGGAGTCGGCCACCCTGTGCCCGCCGACGTTCAACCAGATGATCGTGTCGCGGTACCTCGCCACGCACGACTGGAAGGGCCAGATCAAGACCTTCCGCGAGAACTACCGGGAGCGGCGGGACGCGATGATCTCCGCCCTCGAACAGCACCTGCCCGCGGGCTGCAGCTGGACGCATCCCGACGGCGGGTTCTACGTGTGGGTGACCGTGCCGGAGGGCGTCGACACCAAGGCGATGCTGCCGCGCGCGGTCACGGCCCGGGTCGCGTACGCGTCGGGAACCGGTTTCTACGCCGACGGTTTCGGCAGCAGGCAGATGCGCCTGTCGTACTGCTACCCGACACCCGAGCGGATCAAGGAGGGCGTGCGGCGACTGGCCGCGGTGCTCGAGTCCGAAATGGACCTGGTGCGCACGTTCGGTAACGTGAACATGCGAGCGATCCCGGGGCCGGAGACACCGTCGCCGGACACCGCCTGA
- a CDS encoding GNAT family N-acetyltransferase — protein sequence MSRRVVGVTLDNLEHLPKQCRRCVYWELAPHLRAQAEEFGQTEVEKEAWVSSVLLEWGACGRMIYSDTLPVGFVLYAPPNLVPRSIAFPTSPPSADAVLLTSFHVLPEFRGGGLGRTLIQAVAKDMTRRGVRAIEAFGDARPDDADNELLGHTCVVPADFLTAVGFKTVRPHPKWPRLRLELRSALSWKEDVEAALERLLGQVSITTAEPSTARA from the coding sequence GTGTCACGTCGCGTCGTGGGTGTCACCCTCGACAACCTGGAACACCTGCCCAAGCAGTGCCGCCGGTGCGTGTACTGGGAGCTCGCACCGCACCTGCGCGCGCAGGCGGAGGAGTTCGGCCAGACCGAGGTCGAGAAGGAAGCCTGGGTCTCCTCCGTGCTGCTGGAGTGGGGTGCCTGCGGCCGGATGATCTACAGCGACACGCTGCCCGTCGGGTTCGTGCTGTACGCGCCGCCCAACCTGGTGCCGCGGTCGATCGCGTTCCCCACGTCCCCGCCGAGCGCCGACGCGGTCCTGCTGACCAGTTTCCACGTGCTGCCGGAGTTCCGCGGCGGCGGTCTGGGCCGCACGCTCATCCAGGCGGTCGCGAAGGACATGACGCGCCGCGGTGTGCGCGCGATCGAGGCGTTCGGCGACGCGAGGCCGGACGACGCCGACAACGAGTTGCTGGGCCACACCTGCGTGGTTCCCGCCGACTTCCTGACCGCGGTCGGGTTCAAGACCGTGCGGCCGCACCCCAAGTGGCCCCGGCTGCGCCTGGAGCTGCGGTCGGCGCTGTCCTGGAAGGAAGACGTCGAAGCGGCCCTCGAACGGCTTCTGGGCCAGGTGAGCATCACCACCGCGGAGCCCAGCACGGCGCGCGCCTAG
- a CDS encoding N-acetylmuramoyl-L-alanine amidase, whose product MRVLRRGDVGDDVAEIRSMLASIGLLRPDAGNLFDQEVERAVRGFQQRRGLLIDGVVGSATFHVLRGATFHLGSRPLAYLISSPVHGDDVFALQDRLTELGYDAGRPDGMFSAKTETALRNFQRDYGLVIDGICGPATVRALRQLSPRARGGRPVLMREQEQVRQSGPRLRGKRIVIDPGHGGADAGVEVGGLREADLVWDLARRLEGRMKATGMEALISRGPDTGPAESERAAFANDAGADLFLSLHCDRNSSPHAQGIASFHWGNGLGTTSTVGELLAGYLQREVAARTGLLDCRTHAKTWDILRMTRCPAVRMEIGYLSNPGDRAKLSDPAFRDIVAEGILIAVKRLYLLGEGDQPTGTFTFADVLAHELAKAE is encoded by the coding sequence ATGCGGGTGCTCCGCCGCGGCGACGTCGGTGACGACGTCGCTGAGATCAGGTCGATGCTGGCCTCGATCGGTCTGCTCCGGCCCGATGCCGGCAACCTGTTCGACCAGGAGGTCGAACGGGCCGTTCGCGGTTTCCAGCAGCGTCGCGGTCTGCTCATCGACGGGGTGGTCGGATCGGCCACCTTCCACGTGCTGCGCGGCGCGACGTTCCACCTGGGCAGCCGTCCGCTGGCCTACCTGATCTCCTCGCCCGTGCACGGTGACGACGTGTTCGCCCTGCAGGACAGGCTCACCGAGCTGGGCTACGACGCCGGCCGCCCGGACGGCATGTTCAGCGCCAAGACCGAGACGGCGCTGCGCAACTTCCAGCGCGACTATGGCCTGGTCATCGACGGGATCTGCGGTCCGGCGACGGTCCGCGCGCTGCGGCAGCTCTCGCCGCGCGCCCGCGGTGGCCGCCCGGTCCTGATGCGTGAGCAGGAGCAGGTCCGCCAGTCCGGTCCGCGCCTGCGGGGCAAGCGCATCGTCATCGACCCTGGTCACGGCGGTGCCGACGCGGGCGTCGAGGTCGGCGGCCTGCGCGAGGCGGACCTGGTGTGGGACCTCGCACGCCGGCTGGAAGGCCGGATGAAGGCCACCGGTATGGAGGCCCTGATCTCGCGCGGCCCGGACACCGGCCCGGCCGAGTCCGAGCGCGCCGCCTTCGCCAACGACGCGGGCGCCGACCTGTTCCTGTCGCTGCACTGCGATCGCAACTCCTCACCGCACGCGCAGGGCATCGCCTCGTTCCACTGGGGCAACGGTCTGGGCACCACCTCCACGGTCGGCGAGCTGCTGGCCGGGTACCTGCAGCGCGAGGTCGCGGCGCGGACCGGTCTGCTGGACTGCCGGACGCACGCCAAGACCTGGGACATCCTGCGGATGACCCGCTGCCCCGCGGTGCGGATGGAGATCGGCTACCTGAGCAACCCCGGCGATCGCGCGAAGCTGTCCGATCCGGCGTTCCGCGACATCGTCGCCGAGGGCATCCTCATCGCCGTCAAGCGGCTGTACCTGCTCGGTGAGGGCGATCAGCCGACCGGCACCTTCACCTTCGCCGACGTGCTCGCGCACGAACTCGCGAAGGCCGAATAA
- the trxA gene encoding thioredoxin produces the protein MSDTVKVTDKSFADDVLTSDKPVLVDFWATWCGPCKMVAPVLEEIAAEHGDKLTVAKLDIDENPGTARDYQVMSIPTLILFQGGKPVKQIVGAKPKAALLSDLSDVLA, from the coding sequence ATGTCCGACACCGTCAAGGTGACCGATAAGTCCTTCGCCGACGACGTCCTGACCAGCGACAAGCCGGTCCTGGTCGACTTCTGGGCGACCTGGTGCGGGCCGTGCAAGATGGTTGCGCCCGTACTCGAGGAGATCGCCGCCGAGCACGGCGACAAGCTGACCGTCGCGAAGCTCGACATCGACGAGAACCCCGGCACCGCCCGCGACTACCAGGTCATGTCGATCCCGACGCTGATCCTGTTCCAGGGTGGCAAGCCGGTCAAGCAGATCGTGGGCGCCAAGCCGAAGGCCGCGCTGCTGTCGGACCTGTCCGACGTTCTCGCCTGA
- the trxB gene encoding thioredoxin-disulfide reductase codes for MAAENVRNLIIVGSGPAGYTAAVYAARAQLEPLVFEGSQFGGALMTTTEVENYPGFREGIQGPDLMEEMRKQAERFGAELRAEDVEQVELEGDVKYVTANGTRYAARAVVLAMGSAARYLNVPGEQELLGRGVSACATCDGFFFRDQDIAVLGGGDSAMEEATFLTKFARSVTIVHRREEFRASKIMLDRARANEKIKWALNKQVTEVRGDTTVQGLKLADTVTGAESVLDVTGFFVAIGHDPRSELVKGQVELDAEGYVLTKGRTSYTNLPGVFAAGDLVDHTYRQAITAAGSGCSAAIDAERWLAEHGTTQAEVAPELVGGGYGSAN; via the coding sequence GTGGCAGCGGAAAACGTTCGGAACCTCATCATTGTGGGGTCGGGTCCGGCGGGGTACACGGCCGCGGTGTACGCCGCGCGTGCCCAGCTCGAACCGCTGGTGTTCGAGGGTTCGCAGTTCGGCGGCGCGCTGATGACCACCACCGAGGTCGAGAACTACCCCGGCTTCCGGGAGGGTATCCAGGGCCCGGACCTGATGGAGGAGATGCGCAAGCAGGCCGAGCGCTTCGGCGCGGAGCTGCGTGCCGAGGACGTGGAGCAGGTCGAGCTGGAGGGCGACGTCAAGTACGTCACCGCGAACGGCACCCGCTACGCGGCCAGGGCCGTGGTGCTCGCGATGGGTTCGGCGGCGCGCTACCTCAACGTGCCCGGTGAGCAGGAGCTGCTCGGCCGCGGCGTGTCCGCGTGTGCCACCTGTGACGGGTTCTTCTTCCGCGACCAGGACATCGCCGTGCTCGGCGGTGGCGACTCCGCCATGGAGGAGGCGACCTTCCTCACGAAGTTCGCCCGTTCGGTGACGATCGTCCACCGGCGTGAGGAGTTCCGCGCCTCGAAGATCATGCTCGACCGCGCCCGCGCCAACGAGAAGATCAAGTGGGCGCTGAACAAGCAGGTCACCGAGGTCCGGGGCGACACCACGGTGCAGGGTCTCAAGCTGGCGGACACCGTCACCGGTGCGGAGTCCGTCCTCGACGTCACCGGCTTCTTCGTGGCGATCGGCCACGACCCGCGCAGCGAGCTGGTCAAGGGCCAGGTCGAGCTGGACGCGGAGGGTTACGTCCTGACCAAGGGCCGCACCTCCTACACCAACCTGCCGGGCGTGTTCGCCGCCGGGGACCTGGTCGACCACACCTACCGCCAGGCCATCACGGCCGCCGGCTCGGGCTGCTCCGCGGCCATCGACGCCGAGCGCTGGCTGGCCGAGCACGGCACCACCCAGGCCGAGGTCGCGCCCGAACTGGTGGGCGGCGGCTACGGCTCCGCGAACTGA
- the sigM gene encoding RNA polymerase sigma factor SigM produces the protein MTAAAPTDADLLAAHASGDPHAFSELVRRHRDRMWAVALRTLRDPEEAADALQDAFISAFRAAANFRAESQVTTWLHRIVVNACLDRVRRKQARPTVPLPETGVHEPATPRDSMADRETRLVIKEALAQLPEDQRMPIVLVDVEGYSVHETAKMLGIAEGTVKSRCARGRAKLAKVLGHLRNPDAAANVPTSESKRERDGRSGAQREREGR, from the coding sequence GTGACCGCAGCTGCACCAACGGACGCCGACCTCCTCGCGGCGCACGCGTCGGGTGACCCGCACGCGTTCAGCGAACTGGTCAGGCGGCATCGGGACCGCATGTGGGCGGTGGCTCTGCGCACCCTGCGCGATCCCGAGGAAGCCGCCGACGCCCTGCAGGACGCCTTCATCTCCGCCTTCCGGGCGGCCGCCAACTTCCGCGCCGAATCCCAGGTGACCACCTGGCTGCACCGGATCGTGGTGAACGCCTGCCTGGACCGGGTCCGGCGCAAGCAGGCCCGCCCCACGGTTCCGCTGCCCGAGACCGGGGTACACGAACCCGCGACACCACGCGACAGCATGGCCGACCGGGAGACCCGGCTGGTCATCAAGGAGGCGCTGGCCCAGCTCCCGGAGGACCAGCGGATGCCGATCGTGCTGGTCGACGTCGAGGGGTACTCGGTGCACGAGACCGCGAAGATGCTCGGGATCGCCGAGGGCACGGTGAAGAGCCGCTGCGCGAGGGGACGCGCCAAACTCGCCAAAGTTCTCGGGCACCTCCGGAACCCGGATGCGGCAGCGAACGTCCCAACTTCCGAAAGCAAACGGGAGCGCGACGGCCGTTCTGGGGCACAGCGCGAGAGGGAGGGACGATGA
- a CDS encoding protein kinase family protein, translating to MNEKRSEQSGPIRTGVRARGGSLAPGSVVGDGRYRLLAQFGIDERAGAHLWRARDGQLRRDVALTLLVGDPADAEAARQARKTLERATHAAKFNHDAVARVLDVLTLGSGITSGEGLLGVVVTEWTKGTDLIDLVADRPVQPLAAARMVQRLAEAVERAHHSGLVLGLDHPQRLRLTTEGSLRLAFPGPLPDATLRDDVKAIGGILYLLLTGRWPLPGGPAAIPAAPHAPNGRLVPPRSLQPSVPQELSSLAVRTVEDGGPGGIRTSAAIVRALEMAAEAEERTQLIKAQMEADGDGTIWTTKKPVKDRARRRKLALGVTVLVVAAVAILAWLGMLAISFFQDDPSSGGPPINVANPTPTASASAPVNPSPNPPASTGPQIGAPVGPESVTVYNPDGNGDNTSRARMTVDGDESTIWRSDQYRQQFPAIKEGVGLLASFDQPLNLAKVTITADSPGTSVEVRLADSRNPELADTRVVGTATVNGQTTEITLPQPQQAQYVIIWITQLSDTDKGFQSQIGELTFLPAQ from the coding sequence GTGAACGAGAAGCGGAGCGAGCAGTCCGGTCCGATCCGGACGGGTGTCCGCGCACGGGGAGGCTCCCTGGCGCCGGGCAGCGTCGTGGGCGATGGCCGGTACCGGTTGCTCGCCCAGTTCGGCATCGACGAGCGGGCGGGCGCGCACCTGTGGCGCGCGCGGGACGGCCAGCTGCGGCGGGACGTCGCGCTGACGCTGCTCGTCGGCGATCCGGCGGACGCGGAAGCCGCCCGTCAGGCCCGCAAGACGCTCGAACGCGCCACTCACGCGGCCAAGTTCAACCACGACGCGGTCGCCCGCGTCCTCGACGTGCTCACGCTCGGCAGCGGCATCACCTCGGGTGAGGGCCTGCTGGGCGTGGTCGTCACCGAATGGACCAAGGGCACCGACCTGATCGACCTCGTCGCCGACCGCCCGGTGCAGCCGCTCGCGGCGGCGCGGATGGTCCAGCGGCTCGCCGAGGCCGTCGAGCGCGCCCACCACTCCGGTCTGGTGCTCGGGCTCGACCACCCGCAGCGCCTCCGCCTGACCACCGAGGGCTCGCTGCGGCTCGCGTTCCCCGGCCCGCTGCCGGACGCGACGCTGCGCGACGACGTGAAGGCCATCGGCGGCATCCTCTACCTGCTGCTCACCGGACGGTGGCCGCTGCCGGGCGGGCCCGCCGCCATCCCGGCCGCGCCGCACGCGCCGAACGGCCGCCTCGTCCCGCCCCGCTCGCTGCAGCCTTCGGTGCCGCAGGAGCTGTCTTCGCTGGCCGTGCGCACGGTCGAGGACGGCGGCCCCGGCGGCATCCGCACGAGCGCGGCGATCGTGCGCGCGCTGGAGATGGCCGCCGAGGCCGAGGAGCGCACCCAGCTGATCAAGGCCCAGATGGAGGCCGACGGCGACGGCACGATCTGGACGACGAAGAAGCCGGTCAAGGACCGCGCGCGCCGCCGCAAGCTGGCGCTCGGCGTCACCGTGCTGGTGGTCGCCGCCGTCGCCATCCTCGCCTGGCTCGGCATGCTGGCCATCAGCTTCTTCCAGGACGACCCCAGCTCGGGCGGGCCACCGATCAACGTGGCCAACCCGACGCCCACCGCGTCGGCCTCGGCGCCGGTCAACCCGTCACCGAACCCGCCCGCCTCCACCGGCCCCCAGATCGGCGCGCCGGTCGGCCCGGAGAGCGTGACGGTCTACAACCCGGACGGCAACGGCGACAACACCAGTCGCGCGCGCATGACCGTCGACGGCGACGAGAGCACGATCTGGCGGAGCGACCAGTACCGGCAGCAGTTCCCCGCCATCAAGGAGGGCGTCGGCCTGCTGGCGAGCTTCGACCAGCCGCTCAACCTGGCGAAGGTCACGATCACCGCGGACAGCCCCGGCACCTCCGTCGAGGTGCGGCTCGCCGACTCCCGCAACCCGGAGCTGGCGGACACCCGGGTGGTCGGCACAGCCACCGTGAACGGCCAGACCACGGAGATCACCCTTCCGCAGCCCCAGCAAGCGCAGTACGTGATCATCTGGATCACTCAGCTGAGTGACACGGACAAGGGCTTCCAGTCCCAGATAGGCGAATTGACGTTCCTGCCCGCCCAGTAG
- the murJ gene encoding murein biosynthesis integral membrane protein MurJ, which produces MPFGAPPLPPNDPEATMLIPRISGVQGGNRWPVADPDVLRPYDALATRMMPRISTSPSTSFGEGPGLDATGFIPPVEAPDKPAAPSLAKSSSRIAIASLISRITGFFWKIMLVWAVGTTIINDSFNIANTLPNIVFELLLGGVLSSVVVPLLVRSQDDKDGGTAYTQRMLTVGFVLLLIGTVIAVAAAPLLTSLYLDDDATQGATDLTNAFARLLLPEILFYGLFALLSAILNAKQIFGPPAWAPVVNNLVVIFTLAVYLVLPGEIVADDPVDVSQPKLLLLGIGVTMGIVIQAIILVPPLLRTGFRFKWRWGIDKRMKEFGGLALWILGYVGVSQIGFTINTRVLTSGDPGGVTIYSNAWLLFQLPYGVIGVSLLTAIMPRLSRNAADGDTRKVVADLSYASRISTVMLVPIAAVMSVIGSSIGVALFSGGANSSADASRLGEALAISAFGLLPYALVMLQLRVFYAMKDARTPTLIMVVMTLVKIPLLYLCPVLLSDQNIVLGAMMVNSLTFVVGAIMGQVWLWVSLGNLRSKRVLGVILFTVVASALGVVAAVLVGFVVPDFGERLTAWIKLVVQGIVGLGVSFGVLALLRVDELSPATKRITRLIKRG; this is translated from the coding sequence ATGCCCTTCGGGGCGCCGCCGCTGCCGCCGAACGATCCGGAAGCCACCATGCTGATCCCGCGGATCAGCGGTGTGCAGGGCGGCAACCGCTGGCCGGTGGCCGACCCCGACGTGCTGCGGCCCTACGACGCGCTGGCCACGCGCATGATGCCGCGGATCTCGACCTCGCCGTCGACGTCGTTCGGCGAGGGGCCGGGGCTCGACGCCACCGGGTTCATCCCGCCGGTCGAGGCGCCGGACAAGCCGGCCGCCCCGTCGCTGGCGAAGTCCAGCAGCCGGATCGCGATCGCCTCGCTGATCAGCCGGATCACCGGGTTCTTCTGGAAGATCATGCTGGTCTGGGCCGTCGGCACCACGATCATCAACGACTCGTTCAACATCGCGAACACGCTGCCGAACATCGTGTTCGAGCTGCTGCTCGGCGGGGTGCTGAGCAGTGTCGTGGTGCCGTTGCTGGTGCGGTCCCAGGACGACAAGGACGGCGGCACCGCCTACACGCAGCGCATGCTGACCGTCGGGTTCGTGCTCCTGCTGATCGGCACCGTGATCGCGGTGGCGGCCGCACCGCTGCTGACGTCGCTGTACCTGGACGACGACGCGACACAGGGCGCCACCGACCTGACCAACGCCTTCGCCCGGCTGCTCCTGCCGGAGATCCTGTTCTACGGCCTGTTCGCGCTGCTGTCGGCGATCCTCAACGCCAAGCAGATCTTCGGGCCGCCCGCGTGGGCGCCGGTGGTGAACAACCTGGTCGTGATCTTCACGCTCGCGGTGTACCTGGTCCTGCCCGGCGAGATCGTCGCCGACGACCCGGTCGACGTGAGCCAGCCGAAGCTGCTGCTGCTCGGCATCGGCGTCACCATGGGCATCGTCATCCAGGCGATCATCCTGGTGCCCCCGCTGCTGCGGACCGGGTTCCGGTTCAAGTGGCGCTGGGGCATCGACAAGCGCATGAAGGAGTTCGGCGGCCTCGCGCTGTGGATCCTCGGTTACGTCGGGGTCAGCCAGATCGGCTTCACCATCAACACGCGGGTGCTGACCAGCGGTGACCCGGGCGGGGTGACGATCTACTCGAACGCCTGGCTGCTGTTCCAGCTGCCCTACGGCGTCATCGGCGTCTCGCTGCTGACCGCGATCATGCCGCGGCTGTCCCGCAACGCCGCCGACGGTGACACCCGCAAGGTCGTCGCGGACCTGTCGTACGCCTCACGCATCTCGACGGTGATGCTGGTGCCGATCGCCGCGGTGATGTCGGTCATCGGCAGTTCGATCGGTGTCGCGTTGTTCAGCGGCGGGGCGAACTCGTCCGCCGACGCGTCCCGGCTGGGCGAGGCGCTGGCCATCTCGGCCTTCGGACTGCTGCCGTACGCGCTGGTCATGCTGCAGCTGCGGGTGTTCTACGCGATGAAGGACGCCCGCACCCCGACGCTGATCATGGTTGTGATGACCCTGGTCAAGATCCCGCTGCTGTACCTGTGCCCGGTGCTGCTGTCCGACCAGAACATCGTGCTCGGCGCGATGATGGTCAACTCGCTGACGTTCGTGGTCGGCGCGATCATGGGCCAGGTCTGGCTGTGGGTGAGCCTGGGCAACCTGCGCAGCAAGCGCGTGCTCGGCGTGATCCTCTTCACCGTCGTGGCGAGCGCGCTCGGCGTGGTGGCGGCGGTGCTGGTCGGCTTCGTCGTCCCGGACTTCGGCGAGCGGCTGACCGCGTGGATCAAGCTGGTCGTGCAGGGTATCGTCGGGCTCGGCGTGTCGTTCGGCGTATTGGCGCTGCTCAGGGTGGACGAGCTGAGTCCGGCGACGAAGAGAATCACCCGTTTGATCAAGCGCGGGTAA